One Mugil cephalus isolate CIBA_MC_2020 chromosome 12, CIBA_Mcephalus_1.1, whole genome shotgun sequence DNA segment encodes these proteins:
- the lrrfip1a gene encoding leucine-rich repeat flightless-interacting protein 1 isoform X10 — MGTQGTGRKRSTKKDKSTAEDDALNLIAREAEARLAAKRAARAEAREIRMKELERQQKEIFQVQKKYYGLNTKVDDKSDSKWGDIEQWMEDSERYSRSSRIQTLSDDDERMSVGSRGSVRVEDRDYLEKGSRAASSLTAGTLTSLGGSSSRRGSGDTSVIVDAENSIREIKEIHELKDQIQDVETKYTQNLKEAKDALAEVEEKYRKAMVSNAQLDNEKNNLMYQVDTLKDSLMELEELLSESRREYAEKVKEHEREKHAHSVLQFQFSEMKETLKQSEELLNEIRQLRLKQEGFVREISDLQETVEWKDKKIGALERQKEYTDAIRNERDELREEVVTLKDILKKHGIVLGPDLSINGEVGEAEAEGSPSSDSQSAPDSQSLPAEGNSMLGKTEETELRSSREQKEEKEEEVDPEQQQEKLQEEAKENHLSSDTICNVADVSTLETSGKEEPSEEQQTCSPVEEDSVEDKGLSRDLNVVVNDCPTTEAKDIMVCSSEPPQVQSATCPEENGPEREISEVKLEEAGNQELETETKSSSDDIRETSHSVTSVPAASNTEPQQEPENTEEAENDEAEETPSKSKVQGTPASGKKKKRKKKGKKKPQENKNQQKDGPEEENCKKEDVIEPAAINSEPTIQPDVPSPVEETVTQSKVEAVKNEEDEHKTEEVSPQEDFKEPEKDEKDAVSNELQEQVLETQTLDEEKEVEKVTSTENDMGEHEEIKEMAAPAEVVEATEDVSYVETPNESMTETLATEKVEDPDPETLSPPDNLISTNKESDLVIECTVSGDNSNREPVSTDGDGSHTVSETTHQVEEESMDDMKCAASNLGDDKDDGVNESESTSQENASVPVPPLTDSTDASESPPDSENSLIKVPDEEPDEATEAVVADDVEAEVEAAPECIPTIDVTPSEGDDNPEPEQDGAEGEELNEGVREPEGAVEPEGVREPEAAVEPEAAVEPEGAVEAEGAVEPEGAVETDGPSHDGKHESDGESLTKDLEAIDAEEAVVRDEQLDDAEGKTVEDGDQTEVSNAEVPLKTEEAVEVGSSTEQDAALVEDAEHKNSPDEESESSSCPLAEEPHESGQDKCDDAVEDEDEDDDEGQSFDFDDMDVEAAVASDLPKNSKQEEIEEAVEVLPDESKSGSSGSNENAQDEAAESSNEKETEPQENSATHEKEATSQKVENVSEEQRNASKEDTGEQTRVTGQEEVLNVAENLKRASLVVEEGLEAIKHDVQGEGSDLPKSEVQDSSKEAAQSGKDGKKSSKKSKGKTKEECKMS, encoded by the exons GTGGAGGACAGAGATTATCTTGAGAAG GGATCTCGAGCAGCTTCGTCCCTCACAGCAGGGACGCTCACCTCCTTAGGAGGGTCGTCCTCCCGACGAGGCAGCGGAGACACGTCTGTAATCGTGGATGCTGAGAACTCCATACGAGAAATCAAG GAGATTCATGAACTGAAGGATCAAATTCAAGACGTGGAAACCAAGTACACGCAGAACCTAAAAGAAGCCAAG GATGCTTTagcggaggtggaggagaagtaTCGTAAGGCCATGGTTTCCAACGCCCAGCTGGACAATGAGAAGAACAACCTGATGTACCAGGTGGACACACTCAAAGACTCGCtcatggagctggaggagctgctgtctGAGTCACGGCGGGAATACGCCGAGAAAGTCAAG GAACACGAGCGAGAGAAACATGCCCACAGTGTTCTCCAGTTCCAGTTCAGTGAAATGAAAGAGACGCTAAAACAGAGTGAAGAGCTGCTGAAT GAGATCCGTCAGCTGCGTTTAAAGCAGGAGGGCTTTGTTAGAGAAATATCTGACCTGCAAGAGACAGTGGAGTGGAAGGATAAAAAAATCGGG GCCTTAGAGCGACAGAAAGAATACACAGATGCGATCCGAAATGAACGCGATGAGCTCAGAGAAGAGGTGGTAACGCTGAAAGATATTCTGAAG AAACATGGAATAGTTTTGGGACCTGACCTGAGCATCAATGGGGAGGTCGGCGAGGCGGAGGCTGAAGGTTCCCCCAGCTCAGACTCCCAATCAGCTCCGGATTCACAGAGTTTACCAGCGGAGGGGAACAGCATGCTCG GCAAAACAGAGGAGACTGAGTTGAGAAGTAGCagagagcagaaggaggagaaggaggaggaggtggatccAGAGCAGCAGCAAGAAAAGCTGCAAGAGGAAGCCAAAGAGAATCACTTGAGCTCTGACACGATCTGTAACGTTGCTGATGTGTCCACTCTGGAAACATCTGGCAAAGAAGAGCCCTCAGAAGAACAACAGACATGCTCACCCGTAGAGGAAGACAGTGTCGAGGACAAAGGACTCAGCCGTGATTTAAATGTTGTCGTGAATGACTGTCCAACCACAGAAGCCAAAGATATAATGGTTTGCAGCTCTGAACCTCCACAGGTTCAGTCTGCAACATGTCCTGAGGAAAATGGTCCAGAAAGAGAAATATCTGAGGTAAAGTTAGAAGAGGCCGGTAACCAAGAGTTAGAGACAGAAACCAAAAGTAGTAGCGATGATATTAGAGAGACGAGTCACAGCGTAACATCCGTCCCGGCTGCATCAAACACTGAACCCCAACAAGAGCCTGAGAacacagaggaggcagagaacGATGAGGCAGAGGAAACGCCAAGTAAATCTAAGGTTCAGGGCACACCAGCttcagggaagaaaaagaaaaggaagaagaaaggcaaaaagaaaCCTCAAGAGAACAAGAACCAGCAAAAAGATGGACCAGAggaagaaaactgcaaaaaggAAGACGTAATTGAACCAGCAGCAATAAATAGTGAACCCACAATACAACCTGACGTTCCCAGTCCTGTCGAGGAAACAGTAACCCAGTCAAAGGTGGAAGCtgttaaaaatgaagaagatgaGCACAAAACTGAGGAAGTTTCTCCACAGGAAGATTTCAAAGAAccagaaaaagatgaaaaagatgCTGTTTCAAACGAGCTGCAGGAACAAGTTCTAGAAACCCAGACAttagatgaagaaaaagaagtggaaaAAGTGACATCCACAGAAAACGATATGGGTGaacatgaggaaataaaagagatgGCAGCACCAGCAGAGGTGGTGGAAGCCACTGAAGATGTCTCCTACGTTGAGACTCCAAATGAATCCATGACAGAAACTTTAGCAACAGAGAAAGTAGAAGATCCTGATCCAGAGACCCTGAGTCCACCTGACAACCTGATCTCCACCAATAAAGAGAGTGACCTGGTTATAGAGTGTACTGTGAGTGGAGATAACTCTAACAGAGAACCTGTCTCTACTGATGGGGATGGCAGCCATACCGTGTCTGAAACCACCCATCAAGTAGAGGAGGAGTCTATGGATGACATGAAATGTGCAGCCAGTAACCTCGGAGACGATAAAGACGATGGCGTAAACGAATCTGAATCCACGAGTCAGGAAAACGCATCTGTCCCAGTGCCACCTTTGACCGACTCCACCGACGCTTCCGAGAGCCCACCTGACTCGGAGAACTCTTTGATCAAGGTTCCTGATGAAGAACCCGATGAGGCGACTGAGGCGGTGGTCGCAGATGATGTGGAGGCAGAAGTAGAGGCTGCACCAGAATGCATCCCAACTATTGATGTGACTCCCAGCGAGGGCGACGATAATCCAGAGCCAGAGCAGGACGGAGCTGAAGGCGAGGAGCTAAATGAAGGTGTGAGGGAACCTGAAGGTGCGGTGGAACCTGAAGGCGTGAGGGAACCTGAAGCTGCGGTGGAACCTGAAGCTGCGGTGGAACCTGAAGGTGCGGTGGAAGCCGAAGGTGCGGTGGAACCTGAAGGTGCGGTGGAGACAGACGGCCCCTCGCATGATGGAAAACACGAGAGCGACGGCGAATCATTAACAAAAGATCTGGAAGCAATTGACGCTGAGGAGGCTGTTGTACGAGATGAACAACTGGACGACGCAGAAGGCAAGACGGTAGAGGACGGGGATCAGACCGAAGTGTCAAATGCTGAGGTACctctgaaaacagaagaagcagtTGAGGTTGGTTCCTCCACTGAGCAGGACGCGGCTCTTGTAGAAGatgcagaacataaaaacagtCCGGATGAGGAGAGCGAGTCGTCCTCTTGTCCTCTGGCTGAGGAGCCTCATGAATCCGGTCAAGACAAATGCGACGATGCCGTAGAGGACGAAGATGAAGACGATGATGAAGGGCAGTCTTTTGATTTTGATGACATGGATGTAGAAGCGGCTGTCGCGTCTGACCTACCTAAGAATTCAAAGCAGGAAGAAATTGAGGAGGCAGTTGAAGTCCTGCCAGATGAAAGCAAGTCTGGTAGTTCAGGCTCGAATGAAAACGCACAAGACGAGGCAGCTGAAAGCAGCAACGAAAAAGAAACGGAGCCTCAAGAAAACTCTGCCACCCATGAAAAAGAAGCCACATCGCAAAAGGTTGAAAATGTTTCTGAAGAGCAGAGGAACGCATCGAAGGAAGACACGGGCGAGCAGACGCGTGTGACAGGACAGGAAGAGGTTTTGAACGTTGCGGAGAACCTTAAGCGGGCGTCTCTGGTGGTAGAGGAAGGGTTAGAGGCTATCAAACATGACGTACAGGGCGAAGGTTCGGATTTACCAAAAAGTGAGGTCCAAGACAGCAGCAAAGAGGCGGCGCAGTCAGGGAAAGATGGGAAGAAGAGTAGTAAGAAGAGCAAAGGAAAGACCAAAGAGGAATGTAAAATGTCTTAG
- the lrrfip1a gene encoding leucine-rich repeat flightless-interacting protein 1 isoform X15: MGTQGTGRKRSTKKDKSTAEDDALNLIAREAEARLAAKRAARAEAREIRMKELERQQKEVEDRDYLEKGSRAASSLTAGTLTSLGGSSSRRGSGDTSVIVDAENSIREIKDALAEVEEKYRKAMVSNAQLDNEKNNLMYQVDTLKDSLMELEELLSESRREYAEKVKEHEREKHAHSVLQFQFSEMKETLKQSEELLNEIRQLRLKQEGFVREISDLQETVEWKDKKIGALERQKEYTDAIRNERDELREEVVTLKDILKKHGIVLGPDLSINGEVGEAEAEGSPSSDSQSAPDSQSLPAEGNSMLGKTEETELRSSREQKEEKEEEVDPEQQQEKLQEEAKENHLSSDTICNVADVSTLETSGKEEPSEEQQTCSPVEEDSVEDKGLSRDLNVVVNDCPTTEAKDIMVCSSEPPQVQSATCPEENGPEREISEVKLEEAGNQELETETKSSSDDIRETSHSVTSVPAASNTEPQQEPENTEEAENDEAEETPSKSKVQGTPASGKKKKRKKKGKKKPQENKNQQKDGPEEENCKKEDVIEPAAINSEPTIQPDVPSPVEETVTQSKVEAVKNEEDEHKTEEVSPQEDFKEPEKDEKDAVSNELQEQVLETQTLDEEKEVEKVTSTENDMGEHEEIKEMAAPAEVVEATEDVSYVETPNESMTETLATEKVEDPDPETLSPPDNLISTNKESDLVIECTVSGDNSNREPVSTDGDGSHTVSETTHQVEEESMDDMKCAASNLGDDKDDGVNESESTSQENASVPVPPLTDSTDASESPPDSENSLIKVPDEEPDEATEAVVADDVEAEVEAAPECIPTIDVTPSEGDDNPEPEQDGAEGEELNEGVREPEGAVEPEGVREPEAAVEPEAAVEPEGAVEAEGAVEPEGAVETDGPSHDGKHESDGESLTKDLEAIDAEEAVVRDEQLDDAEGKTVEDGDQTEVSNAEVPLKTEEAVEVGSSTEQDAALVEDAEHKNSPDEESESSSCPLAEEPHESGQDKCDDAVEDEDEDDDEGQSFDFDDMDVEAAVASDLPKNSKQEEIEEAVEVLPDESKSGSSGSNENAQDEAAESSNEKETEPQENSATHEKEATSQKVENVSEEQRNASKEDTGEQTRVTGQEEVLNVAENLKRASLVVEEGLEAIKHDVQGEGSDLPKSEVQDSSKEAAQSGKDGKKSSKKSKGKTKEECKMS, translated from the exons GTGGAGGACAGAGATTATCTTGAGAAG GGATCTCGAGCAGCTTCGTCCCTCACAGCAGGGACGCTCACCTCCTTAGGAGGGTCGTCCTCCCGACGAGGCAGCGGAGACACGTCTGTAATCGTGGATGCTGAGAACTCCATACGAGAAATCAAG GATGCTTTagcggaggtggaggagaagtaTCGTAAGGCCATGGTTTCCAACGCCCAGCTGGACAATGAGAAGAACAACCTGATGTACCAGGTGGACACACTCAAAGACTCGCtcatggagctggaggagctgctgtctGAGTCACGGCGGGAATACGCCGAGAAAGTCAAG GAACACGAGCGAGAGAAACATGCCCACAGTGTTCTCCAGTTCCAGTTCAGTGAAATGAAAGAGACGCTAAAACAGAGTGAAGAGCTGCTGAAT GAGATCCGTCAGCTGCGTTTAAAGCAGGAGGGCTTTGTTAGAGAAATATCTGACCTGCAAGAGACAGTGGAGTGGAAGGATAAAAAAATCGGG GCCTTAGAGCGACAGAAAGAATACACAGATGCGATCCGAAATGAACGCGATGAGCTCAGAGAAGAGGTGGTAACGCTGAAAGATATTCTGAAG AAACATGGAATAGTTTTGGGACCTGACCTGAGCATCAATGGGGAGGTCGGCGAGGCGGAGGCTGAAGGTTCCCCCAGCTCAGACTCCCAATCAGCTCCGGATTCACAGAGTTTACCAGCGGAGGGGAACAGCATGCTCG GCAAAACAGAGGAGACTGAGTTGAGAAGTAGCagagagcagaaggaggagaaggaggaggaggtggatccAGAGCAGCAGCAAGAAAAGCTGCAAGAGGAAGCCAAAGAGAATCACTTGAGCTCTGACACGATCTGTAACGTTGCTGATGTGTCCACTCTGGAAACATCTGGCAAAGAAGAGCCCTCAGAAGAACAACAGACATGCTCACCCGTAGAGGAAGACAGTGTCGAGGACAAAGGACTCAGCCGTGATTTAAATGTTGTCGTGAATGACTGTCCAACCACAGAAGCCAAAGATATAATGGTTTGCAGCTCTGAACCTCCACAGGTTCAGTCTGCAACATGTCCTGAGGAAAATGGTCCAGAAAGAGAAATATCTGAGGTAAAGTTAGAAGAGGCCGGTAACCAAGAGTTAGAGACAGAAACCAAAAGTAGTAGCGATGATATTAGAGAGACGAGTCACAGCGTAACATCCGTCCCGGCTGCATCAAACACTGAACCCCAACAAGAGCCTGAGAacacagaggaggcagagaacGATGAGGCAGAGGAAACGCCAAGTAAATCTAAGGTTCAGGGCACACCAGCttcagggaagaaaaagaaaaggaagaagaaaggcaaaaagaaaCCTCAAGAGAACAAGAACCAGCAAAAAGATGGACCAGAggaagaaaactgcaaaaaggAAGACGTAATTGAACCAGCAGCAATAAATAGTGAACCCACAATACAACCTGACGTTCCCAGTCCTGTCGAGGAAACAGTAACCCAGTCAAAGGTGGAAGCtgttaaaaatgaagaagatgaGCACAAAACTGAGGAAGTTTCTCCACAGGAAGATTTCAAAGAAccagaaaaagatgaaaaagatgCTGTTTCAAACGAGCTGCAGGAACAAGTTCTAGAAACCCAGACAttagatgaagaaaaagaagtggaaaAAGTGACATCCACAGAAAACGATATGGGTGaacatgaggaaataaaagagatgGCAGCACCAGCAGAGGTGGTGGAAGCCACTGAAGATGTCTCCTACGTTGAGACTCCAAATGAATCCATGACAGAAACTTTAGCAACAGAGAAAGTAGAAGATCCTGATCCAGAGACCCTGAGTCCACCTGACAACCTGATCTCCACCAATAAAGAGAGTGACCTGGTTATAGAGTGTACTGTGAGTGGAGATAACTCTAACAGAGAACCTGTCTCTACTGATGGGGATGGCAGCCATACCGTGTCTGAAACCACCCATCAAGTAGAGGAGGAGTCTATGGATGACATGAAATGTGCAGCCAGTAACCTCGGAGACGATAAAGACGATGGCGTAAACGAATCTGAATCCACGAGTCAGGAAAACGCATCTGTCCCAGTGCCACCTTTGACCGACTCCACCGACGCTTCCGAGAGCCCACCTGACTCGGAGAACTCTTTGATCAAGGTTCCTGATGAAGAACCCGATGAGGCGACTGAGGCGGTGGTCGCAGATGATGTGGAGGCAGAAGTAGAGGCTGCACCAGAATGCATCCCAACTATTGATGTGACTCCCAGCGAGGGCGACGATAATCCAGAGCCAGAGCAGGACGGAGCTGAAGGCGAGGAGCTAAATGAAGGTGTGAGGGAACCTGAAGGTGCGGTGGAACCTGAAGGCGTGAGGGAACCTGAAGCTGCGGTGGAACCTGAAGCTGCGGTGGAACCTGAAGGTGCGGTGGAAGCCGAAGGTGCGGTGGAACCTGAAGGTGCGGTGGAGACAGACGGCCCCTCGCATGATGGAAAACACGAGAGCGACGGCGAATCATTAACAAAAGATCTGGAAGCAATTGACGCTGAGGAGGCTGTTGTACGAGATGAACAACTGGACGACGCAGAAGGCAAGACGGTAGAGGACGGGGATCAGACCGAAGTGTCAAATGCTGAGGTACctctgaaaacagaagaagcagtTGAGGTTGGTTCCTCCACTGAGCAGGACGCGGCTCTTGTAGAAGatgcagaacataaaaacagtCCGGATGAGGAGAGCGAGTCGTCCTCTTGTCCTCTGGCTGAGGAGCCTCATGAATCCGGTCAAGACAAATGCGACGATGCCGTAGAGGACGAAGATGAAGACGATGATGAAGGGCAGTCTTTTGATTTTGATGACATGGATGTAGAAGCGGCTGTCGCGTCTGACCTACCTAAGAATTCAAAGCAGGAAGAAATTGAGGAGGCAGTTGAAGTCCTGCCAGATGAAAGCAAGTCTGGTAGTTCAGGCTCGAATGAAAACGCACAAGACGAGGCAGCTGAAAGCAGCAACGAAAAAGAAACGGAGCCTCAAGAAAACTCTGCCACCCATGAAAAAGAAGCCACATCGCAAAAGGTTGAAAATGTTTCTGAAGAGCAGAGGAACGCATCGAAGGAAGACACGGGCGAGCAGACGCGTGTGACAGGACAGGAAGAGGTTTTGAACGTTGCGGAGAACCTTAAGCGGGCGTCTCTGGTGGTAGAGGAAGGGTTAGAGGCTATCAAACATGACGTACAGGGCGAAGGTTCGGATTTACCAAAAAGTGAGGTCCAAGACAGCAGCAAAGAGGCGGCGCAGTCAGGGAAAGATGGGAAGAAGAGTAGTAAGAAGAGCAAAGGAAAGACCAAAGAGGAATGTAAAATGTCTTAG
- the lrrfip1a gene encoding leucine-rich repeat flightless-interacting protein 1 isoform X14 yields the protein MGTQGTGRKRSTKKDKSTAEDDALNLIAREAEARLAAKRAARAEAREIRMKELERQQKEIFQVQKKYYGLNTKVDDKSDSKWGDIEQWMEDSERYSRSSRIQTLSDDDERMSVGSRGSVRVEDRDYLEKGSRAASSLTAGTLTSLGGSSSRRGSGDTSVIVDAENSIREIKEIHELKDQIQDVETKYTQNLKEAKDALAEVEEKYRKAMVSNAQLDNEKNNLMYQVDTLKDSLMELEELLSESRREYAEKVKEHEREKHAHSVLQFQFSEMKETLKQSEELLNKHGIVLGPDLSINGEVGEAEAEGSPSSDSQSAPDSQSLPAEGNSMLGKTEETELRSSREQKEEKEEEVDPEQQQEKLQEEAKENHLSSDTICNVADVSTLETSGKEEPSEEQQTCSPVEEDSVEDKGLSRDLNVVVNDCPTTEAKDIMVCSSEPPQVQSATCPEENGPEREISEVKLEEAGNQELETETKSSSDDIRETSHSVTSVPAASNTEPQQEPENTEEAENDEAEETPSKSKVQGTPASGKKKKRKKKGKKKPQENKNQQKDGPEEENCKKEDVIEPAAINSEPTIQPDVPSPVEETVTQSKVEAVKNEEDEHKTEEVSPQEDFKEPEKDEKDAVSNELQEQVLETQTLDEEKEVEKVTSTENDMGEHEEIKEMAAPAEVVEATEDVSYVETPNESMTETLATEKVEDPDPETLSPPDNLISTNKESDLVIECTVSGDNSNREPVSTDGDGSHTVSETTHQVEEESMDDMKCAASNLGDDKDDGVNESESTSQENASVPVPPLTDSTDASESPPDSENSLIKVPDEEPDEATEAVVADDVEAEVEAAPECIPTIDVTPSEGDDNPEPEQDGAEGEELNEGVREPEGAVEPEGVREPEAAVEPEAAVEPEGAVEAEGAVEPEGAVETDGPSHDGKHESDGESLTKDLEAIDAEEAVVRDEQLDDAEGKTVEDGDQTEVSNAEVPLKTEEAVEVGSSTEQDAALVEDAEHKNSPDEESESSSCPLAEEPHESGQDKCDDAVEDEDEDDDEGQSFDFDDMDVEAAVASDLPKNSKQEEIEEAVEVLPDESKSGSSGSNENAQDEAAESSNEKETEPQENSATHEKEATSQKVENVSEEQRNASKEDTGEQTRVTGQEEVLNVAENLKRASLVVEEGLEAIKHDVQGEGSDLPKSEVQDSSKEAAQSGKDGKKSSKKSKGKTKEECKMS from the exons GTGGAGGACAGAGATTATCTTGAGAAG GGATCTCGAGCAGCTTCGTCCCTCACAGCAGGGACGCTCACCTCCTTAGGAGGGTCGTCCTCCCGACGAGGCAGCGGAGACACGTCTGTAATCGTGGATGCTGAGAACTCCATACGAGAAATCAAG GAGATTCATGAACTGAAGGATCAAATTCAAGACGTGGAAACCAAGTACACGCAGAACCTAAAAGAAGCCAAG GATGCTTTagcggaggtggaggagaagtaTCGTAAGGCCATGGTTTCCAACGCCCAGCTGGACAATGAGAAGAACAACCTGATGTACCAGGTGGACACACTCAAAGACTCGCtcatggagctggaggagctgctgtctGAGTCACGGCGGGAATACGCCGAGAAAGTCAAG GAACACGAGCGAGAGAAACATGCCCACAGTGTTCTCCAGTTCCAGTTCAGTGAAATGAAAGAGACGCTAAAACAGAGTGAAGAGCTGCTGAAT AAACATGGAATAGTTTTGGGACCTGACCTGAGCATCAATGGGGAGGTCGGCGAGGCGGAGGCTGAAGGTTCCCCCAGCTCAGACTCCCAATCAGCTCCGGATTCACAGAGTTTACCAGCGGAGGGGAACAGCATGCTCG GCAAAACAGAGGAGACTGAGTTGAGAAGTAGCagagagcagaaggaggagaaggaggaggaggtggatccAGAGCAGCAGCAAGAAAAGCTGCAAGAGGAAGCCAAAGAGAATCACTTGAGCTCTGACACGATCTGTAACGTTGCTGATGTGTCCACTCTGGAAACATCTGGCAAAGAAGAGCCCTCAGAAGAACAACAGACATGCTCACCCGTAGAGGAAGACAGTGTCGAGGACAAAGGACTCAGCCGTGATTTAAATGTTGTCGTGAATGACTGTCCAACCACAGAAGCCAAAGATATAATGGTTTGCAGCTCTGAACCTCCACAGGTTCAGTCTGCAACATGTCCTGAGGAAAATGGTCCAGAAAGAGAAATATCTGAGGTAAAGTTAGAAGAGGCCGGTAACCAAGAGTTAGAGACAGAAACCAAAAGTAGTAGCGATGATATTAGAGAGACGAGTCACAGCGTAACATCCGTCCCGGCTGCATCAAACACTGAACCCCAACAAGAGCCTGAGAacacagaggaggcagagaacGATGAGGCAGAGGAAACGCCAAGTAAATCTAAGGTTCAGGGCACACCAGCttcagggaagaaaaagaaaaggaagaagaaaggcaaaaagaaaCCTCAAGAGAACAAGAACCAGCAAAAAGATGGACCAGAggaagaaaactgcaaaaaggAAGACGTAATTGAACCAGCAGCAATAAATAGTGAACCCACAATACAACCTGACGTTCCCAGTCCTGTCGAGGAAACAGTAACCCAGTCAAAGGTGGAAGCtgttaaaaatgaagaagatgaGCACAAAACTGAGGAAGTTTCTCCACAGGAAGATTTCAAAGAAccagaaaaagatgaaaaagatgCTGTTTCAAACGAGCTGCAGGAACAAGTTCTAGAAACCCAGACAttagatgaagaaaaagaagtggaaaAAGTGACATCCACAGAAAACGATATGGGTGaacatgaggaaataaaagagatgGCAGCACCAGCAGAGGTGGTGGAAGCCACTGAAGATGTCTCCTACGTTGAGACTCCAAATGAATCCATGACAGAAACTTTAGCAACAGAGAAAGTAGAAGATCCTGATCCAGAGACCCTGAGTCCACCTGACAACCTGATCTCCACCAATAAAGAGAGTGACCTGGTTATAGAGTGTACTGTGAGTGGAGATAACTCTAACAGAGAACCTGTCTCTACTGATGGGGATGGCAGCCATACCGTGTCTGAAACCACCCATCAAGTAGAGGAGGAGTCTATGGATGACATGAAATGTGCAGCCAGTAACCTCGGAGACGATAAAGACGATGGCGTAAACGAATCTGAATCCACGAGTCAGGAAAACGCATCTGTCCCAGTGCCACCTTTGACCGACTCCACCGACGCTTCCGAGAGCCCACCTGACTCGGAGAACTCTTTGATCAAGGTTCCTGATGAAGAACCCGATGAGGCGACTGAGGCGGTGGTCGCAGATGATGTGGAGGCAGAAGTAGAGGCTGCACCAGAATGCATCCCAACTATTGATGTGACTCCCAGCGAGGGCGACGATAATCCAGAGCCAGAGCAGGACGGAGCTGAAGGCGAGGAGCTAAATGAAGGTGTGAGGGAACCTGAAGGTGCGGTGGAACCTGAAGGCGTGAGGGAACCTGAAGCTGCGGTGGAACCTGAAGCTGCGGTGGAACCTGAAGGTGCGGTGGAAGCCGAAGGTGCGGTGGAACCTGAAGGTGCGGTGGAGACAGACGGCCCCTCGCATGATGGAAAACACGAGAGCGACGGCGAATCATTAACAAAAGATCTGGAAGCAATTGACGCTGAGGAGGCTGTTGTACGAGATGAACAACTGGACGACGCAGAAGGCAAGACGGTAGAGGACGGGGATCAGACCGAAGTGTCAAATGCTGAGGTACctctgaaaacagaagaagcagtTGAGGTTGGTTCCTCCACTGAGCAGGACGCGGCTCTTGTAGAAGatgcagaacataaaaacagtCCGGATGAGGAGAGCGAGTCGTCCTCTTGTCCTCTGGCTGAGGAGCCTCATGAATCCGGTCAAGACAAATGCGACGATGCCGTAGAGGACGAAGATGAAGACGATGATGAAGGGCAGTCTTTTGATTTTGATGACATGGATGTAGAAGCGGCTGTCGCGTCTGACCTACCTAAGAATTCAAAGCAGGAAGAAATTGAGGAGGCAGTTGAAGTCCTGCCAGATGAAAGCAAGTCTGGTAGTTCAGGCTCGAATGAAAACGCACAAGACGAGGCAGCTGAAAGCAGCAACGAAAAAGAAACGGAGCCTCAAGAAAACTCTGCCACCCATGAAAAAGAAGCCACATCGCAAAAGGTTGAAAATGTTTCTGAAGAGCAGAGGAACGCATCGAAGGAAGACACGGGCGAGCAGACGCGTGTGACAGGACAGGAAGAGGTTTTGAACGTTGCGGAGAACCTTAAGCGGGCGTCTCTGGTGGTAGAGGAAGGGTTAGAGGCTATCAAACATGACGTACAGGGCGAAGGTTCGGATTTACCAAAAAGTGAGGTCCAAGACAGCAGCAAAGAGGCGGCGCAGTCAGGGAAAGATGGGAAGAAGAGTAGTAAGAAGAGCAAAGGAAAGACCAAAGAGGAATGTAAAATGTCTTAG